The following are encoded together in the Kwoniella europaea PYCC6329 chromosome 1, complete sequence genome:
- a CDS encoding pre-mRNA-splicing factor CWC24: protein MASPLVQFKKGPSRRPVQSRKRSASPVADPDLSSSSTSVVRPEKKNIANPLVQGTKRRRDLNGENNDEGLGLDDLDYRADEGLTRRADELATRANDWDLEQDGGEVLQEKKLKLNEDGELDVDDGLYRGSSNYLPTINKTRETLNAKMKTGPIKATSHVRTITLMDYQPDVCKDYKETGFCGYGDSCKFLHDRGDYLAGWQMDNLPEGQQQVIEEEDEEEEVPFACLICRQPFTNPVVTKCGHYFCMSCATKRFIKSPKCYACGAPTSGIFNTADKILAKMEARNKAKREAKGIVDEEADDDGGIEIGGGSGSEEDEQEED, encoded by the exons ATGGCATCACCCCTGGTTCAATTCAAAAAAGGTCCCTCTCGCCGACCTGTCCAATCCCGAAAGAGATCCGCATCACCCGTCGCAGACCCcgatctatcatcatcctctaccTCGGTGGTACGtccagagaagaagaacatagCCAACCCTTTAGTCCAGGGGACTAAAAGACGGCGCGATTTGAATGGAGAGAACAACGACGAGGGATTAGGGctggatgatttggattaTAGGGCTGATGAGGGGTTGACCCGAAGGGCGGATGAGCTCGCGACCAGAGCAAATGATTGGGATCTCGAGCAGGATGGTGGCGAAGTAttacaagagaagaagttgaaattgaatgaG GATGGCGAACTAGacgtagatgatggattatATCGAGGATCCTCAAACTACTTACCCACCATCAACAAAACTCGTGAGACACTCAATGCGAAGATGAAAACTGGTCCTATAAAAGCTACCAGTCATGTACGTACGATTACATTGATGGATTATCAACCGGACGTATGTAAAGACTATAAAGAAACTGGATTTTGTGGTTATGGAGATTCTTGTAAATTCTTACATGATAGAGGAGATTATCTGGCAGGTTGGCAGATGGATAATCTACCTGAAGGTCAACAACAGGTtatagaagaggaggatgaagaggaggaagttcCTTTTGCATGTCTAATTTGTAGACAACCGTTTACTAATCCGGTGGTTACGAAATGTGGACATTATTTCTgcatgag TTGCGCAACCAAACGATTTATCAAGTCACCCAAATGTTATGCCTGCGGTGCACCCACGTCAGGTATATTCAACACTGCCGATAAGATTCTGGCAAAGATGGAAGCTAGGAATAAAGCGAAGCGAGAGGCTAAGGGAATagtagatgaggaagcgGATGACGATGGTGGGATTGAaattggaggtggaagtggtagtgaggaggatgagcaagaggaagattaG